Sequence from the Chrysemys picta bellii isolate R12L10 unplaced genomic scaffold, ASM1138683v2 scaf907, whole genome shotgun sequence genome:
CCCCaagttcctcccaaaggtggtctcaCAATTCCATCTAGGAATTTGTCTGCTGGTGTTTTTTCCCAAACCCCATGCGGATCTGAGTCACCGCAGCCTGCACACCCTGGATGTCCGTCGAGCGATGGCGTTCTACTTGGAGCGCACCAAGCCCTTTCGTAAATCCACACAGCTGTTCGTGGCTGTGGCTGAGAGGATGAGGGGCCTACCAGTGTTGGCGCAGCGAATCTCCTCCTGGATTACAGACTGCATTCGGGTGTGTTATGACCTCGCAGGTGTTCTGGCTCTGGTGGTCACGGCCCACTCGACCAGTGTGCAAGCAGCTTCAGCGGTTTTCCTGGCACAGGTCCCGATCCAGAAGATCTgcagagcagccacctggtcgtcaGTGCATACCTTCACAACCCACTACGCGGTCAACCAGCAGGCCTGAGAGGACGCGGTGGTTGGTGGGGCGGTCCTCCGATCACTTGTTCCgtgactcctaccctcctccaaagGTAAACTTGTAattcacctaatgtggaatggacgtgaacaagcactcgaagaagaaaaaacagttacctaccttttcgtaactattgttctttgagatgtgttgttcacgtccattccaccacctgccctcctacccctctaTCGGAGtcgccggcaagaaggaactgtagGAAGTCGGGCCAGCAGGGATATATATGCACGGCGCAGTGGTGCCACTCAGGCGGGGGCCCCACCGGCCCGACAGGTGCCGCTAAAGGAAAAGTTTCCGACgctcgtgcacgcggcgcgcacacacctaatgtggaatggacgtgaacaacacatctcgaagaacaacagttacgaaaaggtaggtaactgttttttctgtttccagcctgctaATCCAGTTACCTCTCTCATCCTGTCTTCTAAGAAATAAGACCTCACCCATGTCTAATTACCCATATCATGCCAGGTCTACAATCTGATCCTTTGTTCCACAACCAGTATCAAGTTGACATAAGAATCACCTTTTCCGGCTTTTCCCACAAGGTGTGCAGTTAGTGGCATACATGAAACATTTATCTCTCCACTTTCCTTCATTGCTGCTGAATATTGTGAAATAAGCTCTGAACCCTAGATGCAACCCCAGCAAGCCCTTACAGTCCAATCTATTGTCCTGCTCTCTCCTAGCTCTGGTCTTAATAACAGGCACAGGCTCCAGTGGAACAGCCAGACGGGGCTGGGACAGTCTAGTCTGTGAAACTGCCCAACTATGCAACTAGCTGAGAAATTGGGGCAAGTGTAATGAACCCTCAACCTAGCAGCATTAATTTACCAGCAGCTTAAGGGCTCACCCATCCTAATGGTGGAGATCAGTCAAGTGAAAGTGTAGTGGTAGTTGTGGTTAACTCTTATAAAATGCTGTGAAATCTGCAAATGAAAATGAGCTAGGTGTTAGTATCCAGAAAAGCACTGTTACCcccttttatctctctctctctctctctctctctctctctctatatatatatatatatatgagctgTTACCCAAAATGTGGGGCCCTGTGAGTTGTTTCTGTTAAAAAGGAGAAATTTATCACTCAactatttctttgatgcaatccttatttacaaagaatgtacacagtCCTGTTTCCTTGAACACACGAGGAATCAAACAGGAGCTCCAAGCCGTCTTTCCAGTCAACAAGTGAAATCAAAACTATTAGCTTTTTCTCAGGGCCATGCTATCAGTGGTTCTGTGCCTATCTGGTGCTTGCTTgctccctttttctctctaatttTCTGGTCTTTCTGGAGAACAAgtgatcaccattctctttaaAAGAACTCTTACAATATTTGAAGCCTGTTATTAGCTATTAGTTATTGAAACCCCCTCAGTCTCCTTTTCCCAAGAATAAACATGCCATTTTTTCTAGTTTcggtttttctaaaccttttatcatttttgttgctttcctctgaacTCTCCAAATGGTCTCTATCTTTCCTATAGTGTGGTGTCCAGCACTAGACATAgcacagctgaggcctcacctgaTCTAGAGCTGAGTAGAGAGGgataattacctcctgtgtctttcaTACAACACTTccgttaatacaccccagaatgatattagccttttcagCAACTGCATCACGTTTAACTCATATTCAATGTTCACTATAACATCCAGGTCCTTTTCAGtaatactaccacctagccagtaaTTCCCTGATTTGTAACCgaacatttgatttttccctaagtgtagtactttaaACTTGTCTTGttgaccaattctccaatttatcaaggtggTTTTAAATTCTTATCCTGTCCTCCGAAGTGCTTGCAAGCCCATTCAGCTTGGCATCATCCAGAAATTTTATAagcattctccactccattatttaagtcattaattaaaatattaaacagcaCTAGACCCAGAAAAGACCCTTTGGGATCTCACTAGATATGTCCTCTCAGTTTGACAgttaaccactgataactactctatgTTTTCTCAACCAGTTGCatacccactttatagtaatttaatctagaccatctttccctagtttgcttatgagactgtcatgtgcaactatcaaaagccttactaaaatgtTGCTGACCTGATAAAAAGAGATCTTTAAGAATTAGATATTTTAATCCTCTTATTTTTCCCTCTCTCAAAGTTATTTTTGCTTTTAAGAAGGTAATGTTTTCATAACAATAAAAATACCAAATGGCATTTACTAAACAAGATCATAGTAATTGCTATTTGTCACTAATTACTGAACAAAAACCAAGTAACCTTGGGCTTGACTTCTACAGTGGTGAGATTTTTTTACCTGTTAATTCAACAAAAGGAAACCACTTTTTGGAATTTCTGTATATTAGTTGATTTTGATAAGGGAGTTTTCCTATCACCAACATTTCCCAAATTGTACTAAGCCAAAATGCTACTGGATGATCCTTTTTTCTTCCAATGAGATGTGGTAGCACAGCTAGTTGTTACTAAGGGGGTTACTAATTTGTTTCAAACATTAGGAAGCTAGGAATTgcccatattggatcagaccagtggtccatataGTTGAATATCCTGTCTTTGAAAGTGGTCAATATCAGCTGGTTTTTTTTCCACTCTAAGTCCCAACAATAGGAACAGTGGGTCCACTGGTAAATTATATTTGGTAAGTTCTTTAACTGCCTTGAATATGTTTCTATTTTAGCATATGACCACCAAATGAATATGAAATctcactttattttttcccctgaatAGCACAAGCTAAAGATGAGCCACCTGCCCTCTTTTGTTGAATCAGTTTTGATTTGCTTCACAGGATGAACAACACTTACTGATataattttgaaatatatttattgGAGCCTACAAGAATACAAGAATAAAAAGGCAAGCTCCTGTTGAGAATATTCTTATCACTTTCTTTCTATCATTATAGCCGCTTCAGCTGTAGCTGGGAACCTTTACAAGTGTCTGGCTTTCTGTTAATTGTTTTTCCACATAGCTCAGTGGAGAGGACACATAGACAAGAACCATGCAAAATTCATAACTACCGTTCTGAGAAGATTGGTGCTCTTGGCAGATAGGTTATTTGAGAAGTCGCCATGATTCTAAAAGCTTCCCTGATAAAACTGGCATTGATTCTTTTCTCGTTTCCATTGTAAACTTAGTGGAGATTGTCTAATTTGCCAGATGTTCCCTTAAATGTTTTAATTCAATCTTTCAGAATGTCTTTCTACTTGTACTGTTTTGCAATCTGAACTAGTTTCCAATCAGTTTCTCTACCTCATTCATTTATCCAGATGGCATGCTTTAAACATTTTGAGTTGGTCCATGCATAACTTCACAGCCGACCCTTTTGCAAGTTTTAAATACTTTGCTCTTGCTATTCTGTAGGAAGCAGCACATTTTTATGCAGGTGAACAGTTAAATCTTCTGATTCTTTAGAAATAACAGCAACCCATTTTTTTTAAGGTTGTGTTATGATCATATGAAGTCAAACCAGCATGGGTAGCAACCTCATCAGATCCTGCAAGCTAAACAGAATTAGGCTGGGTAGGTACTTAAATGGAAGGACTCCGGGAAAGACAAAACTGTGCCAGGACGTTGTTAGTTATCTCTTGGTGGCACTCTTCCGAGTCAGCATTGAACTGGCATGGCATGGAATAGGGGACATTGTGTATAGAGATTCTGTTTTTTGAGGAAACTTAAAATCAAGGTTCTGACTTCTTCTGGTAATTTAACATCCCAAGGCACTTCCCCACAAAATGTGGGgtattaatcacagttaactagCTAAATTCCAATTTGGGTAGTTACATTTTACCTTCTTAAAATTCTTCCTTTAGCTTTACTTGGATACACAATTCTTCATGTTCTGTCACCTActcatgactgctcttgtggcttccctttgcttccctgtcagaaagtcatctttctgcagggaagcaaagaaatgtgCAGGGGACAAAAATTCTGCGCATGTGcagtgacacagaattcccccagcagtAAGATCCTTTATAGTGCATATAATGTGTAAATCAGTTTAGAAACACTCTGGGATTATGCTTAGTGAAAAGCCATTCTGTTTGctgtcatagaaatgtagggctagaaagGACCTCAACAGGTCATTTTGTTAATTTCCCCCACacagaggcaggattaagtatatccGGACAATCcgtgacagatgtttgtctaaccttttcCATCTTTCTACCACTATTAACTATTTGTATTTGTCAGTAAGATATCTAGCTGTATTTCCAATGCACCTATCACTGTAGGATCTAGGCCCCACAGATGTAAAAGTTGCATGAAAATTCTATCCATGAAAAATCTTTTCTACTCCCCTATTAAAGCTGCTATTCATAGTGGGATTTCTTAAGGTGTTTGTTTTCCTCTAGAATGTAGCTGGGCCACTCTATAGCTCTGGTATTGGAGGAAGACTTATATAAAGATTGTCTTGCAATAAAATTCACTAGTACCAGTCTCTGGGTCAACCTGATTTCTGATGTTAAGGAGTCCCAAAACCTAAGACCCACCATTGAGAATACCTTGCCTCCTAGTCCCTGAGCCTATCATCATCAAATGGAGGGACAGGCtacggttgccaattttggttggatgtaatCCTGGAGATTATCACATGACTatctttaattcttggagactccaggacaactgCGGAGGGTTGACAACCCTAAGATAGGCAGTATCTCACAGCCAACTGCCAGAGACTATTAATAAGTGCAGTGTAGTCTATGGGTATGGATGTAAGATCATCAGTATAACCAACAATCTCTACATACTATATCCAGCTCTGGCATAACTGGAAAGTCTAAAATGCTGGTAGATACCAAATGCTGCTACAACTGGCTCGCCAGCATCTTCTCAATAATCTTGCCCTGGAAGGAGATATTAGAAATAACCAATAGGTGGTTAGATTATCAACATGATCCTGAGCTCCAGGTCAGACAAATGCATATGTCCGAGTAACTGAAAGCATTTCCTCTCACCTTGGTCAAAAGTGAGCTGATAGAATCATTGGTGGCTTTTACCAATCAAGAAGGGTGGTGGGTCCAGTTCCCAGCAAATGCATTGCAAGACCTTTTCCTCTGCAACTGAACCAAACTATGTCAAGAAAAGTAGTGAGGATTTGCTTTTTGGAGAGGCTCTTTGGTTCACTCAGTTATTTCTGCCCCATAAGATGTAAGTGACTGCAGAAAGAAGCAATAGTTGGGTGGATCTGTGTCTGGGTTACTTAGTTGCTTACATGGAGTAGTCCTAATGGAGGGGAGAGCTACTAGTCAACGCTCTGGCCGAGGGAGAATGATCCCTTTGCATCCTTGGCGGTTACGGCacaagatagggtgaccagatgtcctgattttatagggacagtcccgatttttgtgtctttttcttatatagggtcctattacaccccaactccgtcccgatttttcaaacttgctgtctggtcaccctagcacaagATCACAGGGACTCCCTGCTGCGTGTTGAGACCAACAACATGAAATGTACTCTCTGTGGTGAGCTGGGTGGGAAGTGGGCCTGTCCTGTGGCGAGAAGTTGATGTCTTGCAGCTGGGGTTGCGCCAAGCCTGGTTCCAAATGGGGTTTACCCTGCATTGTCCAGCGCTGGGGGGCTGGCCCTACTCGCAATGAGTTCGCTGTGTCCTGCCTCTGGACCAGCCCATTCCTGAGGGGCCTGGGCCTGGCACCCCTCAGGTGGCGGCTGGGGGCCTGGGCTAGGCCACACCACACAGGAAGGGGGACCTTTTTGGCGTGGGCCTGGCCCCCTCAGCCCGGCctgggggaagggtgggagagAGACGCCGGCTCTCTCAGCAGGCGGCGCCCGCTCCGCCCGCCGGCGCCCCCTGGCGGGATCCTCGGAAGAGCGGGCCCCGGCCGCGCAGCCGCGAGGCAGGAGGAGGGCGGGTGCTCGCGGCAGCTTTCGTTTCCGGAGGGGAAGCCGGGCCGGCTGAAGCGATGGCGGCCGGAGGCAGCGAGGCCCGGGTCGCGGACGTGGAGGAGGACGCCTCGCAGCTCGTCTTCCCCAAAGGTGCGTGGGGCCGGGGGAGATTCCCCCGGGAGCTGGGGACGACGACGACTGGAgagtaggaggaggaggagattctCCCCCTACGGAGCTGGGGGGCGCATGGAGGTCCGGGGAGTAGGAGGGGGAGATTCCACCGAGCGGGGGGATGGGGCGCAAGGGAAAAATATGTCCTTCTGCAGCCTGCTGTACCCCAAGTTACCTCCCCCCATTCCTGTATCTGTTTCCCTGTAAATAAAAGGAACAGTTCCCGGTCTGGATATCGGGGGCCACTTTACTGCACCCAACCGTGTCAATACAGTCCGACTGAAAATTGGGTTTTGAACCTGGGCGGTGCCTGGCCTCTTGAGGAATTAAAGCTCCGAACATGAAGCTCCTGGTCCAATTCTTTTTCTGGCTTTTTTGGCTTCCTGGCCCTTGTCTGGCCCGGAGTTTAACTTGGAACTCAGTCACATTTCCAGAGCTGTTTATCATTATAAATCCCCATATATCAAAAGTCAGGgtaatttcaaaaagaaaaaattatggaatctctaaaaaaagaagaacaggagtacttgtggcaccttagagactaacaaatttattagagcataatttgttagtctctaaggtgccacaagtactcctgttcttatttttgcggatacagactaacacggctgttactctgaaacctatggaaTCTCTGACAGCCGTGACAGTAGCTCAATCATCATTATTCCAGTGGGCCATCTGATTCCAGCAGAACCAGTACATTTTTGAAGTGTTCTTTAAATGACATTATATGATGCTTTTCAGTGTATAAAGgagtattattattgttgttgtttgtacCATGCTGTGCAAATACAggacaaagagacagtccctactgCTTTATGTAATAAACCCTGATCTGTATCAAGCTGGCACAATTAAATGATCCCTAGGTTTGAAGTGAGGAACTCTAGTTTTTCTTCTTTGTGGGCTGCCTGTGAgaatattttcaaattattattattttggaaaTCAACTGTTTAGATTTGAAACAGGGATTACAATTGACCAGTGGGTTTCATTGAAAATATTCTGAATGAATCTGAAAAAGATACTAAAGTTTGAATAGCTATCTTTGTTCCTTAAAGGTGTCctcaaaagggggaaaaattggGCCTATGCTCTTTTTTGCTTTTCTGATGTAAATGGAGACCTGAAATATTTGCAGTCTACTTGCTTTTTAGCATTAGAAATTCATGCCCTGTCTATTCTGGTAGTCACTCTTGATGACAAGCCAACTAGTGAAGTGGTTACAGACCAAGAGCTGAGAGAGAGAAGTTGATCTATGGAGAGGGGAAAGGATTTTTTAGTCAGAttgtttaaaactttgtttttattaatgCCTATTTAATTTCAATGACCTAAATAACATTTCTAATAAAGGAAGCCTTTGTTAAACATTCAGCATCCTCCTCCTTTAATTAAGATGCTAGCAGTAAACATCCCTAAGACCTCCCAGAAGCTCTCCGGCAAAACTGCAGAAGATCACACTTGCCATTCCCGATGTTTATAAGATAAAAAACAAGTagtaaaaaaagatattttaaagcaagatacaaacccaatttttaaaaagccttttcaGTTTTACCCCTTTAATATTTGCCTTTATTTTGGACCTTTGTGTCAACTGAGTAATATTAATTACAAAAATATGGTTAGCTCAAAAGATAGGGCTGATAATTTAAATGTGTATGATCAGAAAGTTAAAAATAACTGGAGTGCTACTCAGTATTGTAAATCCAGTTGTGTGGCGTTGGAGGAATTATAGTTATATTCTCATTAGGAACGGCTTCCAGGTCATGGAGTACAGGATTTTCACAGTCAAAGCTGTGGTTCATTTTCCTTCTCCCCAAAGCTATATCCAAGCACGAAAGAAAGCATATAGAAATTGGCTTCTTTGTTGATGTACTTATCCCTCTCTCACACTGATACTTGCATACAGAATTTGAAACTGCTGAGACCCTTCTAAATTCAGAAGTGCACATGCTTCTTGAGCATCGTAAACAACAGAATGAGAGTGCTGAGGATGAGCAGGAGCTCTCGGAAGTCTTCATGAAAACTCTGAACTACACGGCTCGCTTCAGCCGCTTCAAAAACCGGGAGACCATTGCCAGCGTCCGCAGGTGAGTGGGAGAGTAAGGAAAGATGATTTTATTGGGGGATTTAGTATGTAATGTGTGTGCTGTATTATCAAGTTGAAACGTGGTATTTATTGTTATTCCCAGGAACAGGGttgctctagagcagtggttctcaacctgtttatcattgtgggccacatatgtggACCACAGTGTGTTACATGGGCTGCAGGCTGAGAACCACAGCACCCCCAACCTCTCAACAATCCCCTATGCCTAGCGCTCCCTctcagagtggggccaggagcagagccctgggtgcTGGGCTGGGTAGCCTGGACTCCCACGTGGGACCAGGCAGCTGGAtcctgcagcagggccagatgcCGGACCCCCACATGGGCGGCTGGATCGTgagatacacccccccccccccccccaccccccccccccccccccccccccccccgtgcagggCCAAGTGGCTGGACCACGGGAAACCCCCCTGCACAGCCGAAGCCTGACCCTGAAATCCCACTGCGTGGGGCCGGGAGGCCGGACCTGGACTATGCTGTGCGGGGCAAGGCGGCCGGACCCGGATCCTGCTGTGCGGGGCCTGGTGGCCAGAGCCCGGGAACCCCGCTGTGCGGGGACGGGCGGCTTGCAGCTGGATCTGGACCCCCGCATGGGACCTGGCAGCCAGACCCGACCCTTGCATCTGAGCCCCatataaaacctgggggtgctgtagcaccccagCAAAACTCTAGATCTCTgtgcccttcccccccaaacctaCCCACAGACCCACTCTCCTGCCTCCTGCGGCACTCACCAGCCCCCTGTTGGCAGGAGCGCTCCTGCAAGCTGCCTTACTCTCTcaccccctcagccagccccgcccACCTGCTTGACCAGCCTCGcaaattttgaaattatttttagcacacagctggctgcagctgtgtgctaattgggtcGTATGCAGCCCACAGGTTGAGGACCGCTGCTCTAGAGATCTCAGTCATGTTTTTCTGGGGAAGTGAGAGACTTGGTGAGGTTCTGTTAGAGcagtgtgtgacgggttgggtcacagaaactcctttgggactgccacctgatgtgcttggactacctctgagcccgttttccctgccagcttggaacttcagtaccttgccttgtttgagccagatactcttgcctgctgcaaacacagatccaagtctgaaccacgacccccacaagctgcaggcttaactgaaaacagcttaagaagtgctcctgtctccagcactcagagacccagctcccaatggggtctaaaccccaaataaatccgttttaccctgtataaagcttatacggggtaaactcataaattgttcgccctctataacactgatagagagatatgcacagctgtttgccctccctcccctactctttccaggtattaatacttactttgggttaattaataagtaaaaagtgatttcattaaatacaaaaagtaggatttaagtggttctaagtatTAACAGTCAgcacaaagtaaattaccaagcaatataaaacaaaaacacgcaagtgtaagcctaatacagtaggaagctaaatgcaggtaaatctcaccctcagaggtgttccaataagcttctttgacagactagcctccttctagtctgggtccagcaatcactcacacccctgtagttactgtcctttgt
This genomic interval carries:
- the POLR2D gene encoding DNA-directed RNA polymerase II subunit RPB4; translation: MAAGGSEARVADVEEDASQLVFPKEFETAETLLNSEVHMLLEHRKQQNESAEDEQELSEVFMKTLNYTARFSRFKNRETIASVRR